One part of the Janthinobacterium sp. 17J80-10 genome encodes these proteins:
- a CDS encoding c-type cytochrome — MIAALLWLAAGTLPAAATDAAPPDQVKAGEAIYARCLACHALAYDRTGPRHCGLFGRRAGSVKGFAYSPAMQRADIIWNARTLDRFLANPTQAVPGTTMGYAGVTDSKERSALIAYLRQANGSAECLRQAERK; from the coding sequence ATGATCGCCGCCTTGCTTTGGCTTGCTGCCGGCACGCTGCCGGCAGCGGCAACCGATGCGGCCCCGCCAGACCAGGTCAAGGCGGGTGAGGCGATTTACGCCCGTTGCCTGGCTTGCCATGCGCTGGCCTACGACCGCACGGGCCCGCGCCATTGCGGCCTGTTCGGCCGCCGCGCCGGCAGCGTGAAAGGCTTCGCCTATTCGCCAGCCATGCAACGCGCTGACATCATCTGGAATGCCAGGACGCTCGACCGCTTCCTGGCCAACCCGACGCAAGCGGTGCCCGGCACCACCATGGGTTATGCCGGCGTCACCGACAGCAAAGAGCGCAGCGCCCTGATTGCCTATCTCAGGCAGGCCAACGGCTCGGCTGAATGCCTGCGCCAGGCCGAGCGCAAATAG
- a CDS encoding methyltransferase domain-containing protein encodes MAPPISPDQSRHSSAPIDPACVRRAFARPQRLQDSQFLRREVAQRMHERLQLVRLAPHAVLDAGCGEGADLPVLQDSFPQARLLGLDAAPAMLALAQERQRAAMSSVNRLLSKWLPQTVLPGAQGSPLLLAGDFAQLPLAANAVDLVWSNLAVHWHPQPDRVFAEWRRVLRTDGLLMFSCFGPDTFKELRNAFAVMDSAPHSLPFVDMHDFGDMLVQAGFATPVMDMESITVTYDTPEKLLADARAWGGNPLANRRRSLCGRQEWGRMLAAMEQLRRADGKLGLSFEVIYGHAFRPAPRTTASGEAIIRFELPKK; translated from the coding sequence GTGGCGCCTCCAATTTCCCCCGACCAGTCCCGCCATTCCAGCGCGCCGATCGACCCGGCTTGCGTGCGCCGCGCCTTCGCCCGGCCGCAGCGCCTGCAGGATTCACAATTTCTGCGCCGCGAGGTTGCGCAGCGCATGCATGAGCGCCTGCAACTGGTCAGGCTCGCCCCGCACGCCGTGCTCGATGCCGGGTGCGGCGAGGGTGCGGACTTGCCTGTTTTGCAAGACAGTTTTCCGCAAGCGCGCCTCCTCGGGCTCGATGCCGCGCCGGCCATGCTGGCGCTGGCGCAAGAGCGTCAGCGCGCCGCCATGTCTTCCGTCAACCGCCTCTTGAGCAAATGGCTGCCGCAAACCGTATTGCCGGGCGCGCAGGGTAGTCCGCTGCTCCTGGCCGGCGATTTTGCGCAACTGCCACTGGCTGCCAATGCCGTCGACCTGGTCTGGTCCAACCTTGCCGTGCACTGGCATCCGCAGCCCGACCGCGTCTTTGCGGAATGGCGACGCGTGCTGCGCACGGATGGCTTGCTGATGTTTTCCTGTTTTGGCCCGGATACGTTCAAGGAATTGCGCAACGCTTTTGCCGTCATGGATTCAGCCCCGCACAGCTTGCCCTTCGTTGACATGCACGATTTCGGCGACATGCTGGTCCAGGCCGGTTTCGCCACCCCGGTGATGGATATGGAATCGATCACCGTCACTTATGACACGCCGGAAAAGCTGTTGGCGGATGCGCGCGCCTGGGGCGGCAATCCCCTGGCGAACCGGCGCCGCAGCTTGTGCGGCAGGCAGGAATGGGGGCGCATGCTCGCGGCCATGGAGCAATTGCGCCGTGCCGACGGCAAGCTGGGCCTGAGCTTTGAAGTCATTTATGGCCACGCCTTCCGTCCGGCCCCGCGCACCACAGCCAGCGGCGAAGCCATCATTCGCTTTGAGTTGCCTAAAAAGTAA
- a CDS encoding response regulator transcription factor, giving the protein MKVLVVEDDLMIGENIQIALEGEGITAEWVRGGADAEAALAAGAYDAMLLDLGLPQKDGIDVLRGLRARKNNLPVLVLTARDTVAQRVLGLNSGADDYMLKPFDLEELLARLHALVRRARGGVEAVYRKGDVTVNCETRQVLVTGSQVLLSSREWSILEALVARPGAILSRSQLEERLYGWSAEVESNAVEVYIHGLRKKLGAQFILNVRGLGYMVDKP; this is encoded by the coding sequence ATGAAGGTATTGGTGGTCGAAGACGACCTCATGATTGGCGAAAATATCCAGATTGCCCTGGAAGGCGAAGGCATCACTGCCGAATGGGTGCGCGGCGGCGCCGATGCCGAAGCGGCCCTGGCCGCAGGCGCTTACGACGCCATGCTGCTGGATCTGGGTTTGCCGCAAAAAGACGGTATTGATGTCTTGCGCGGATTGCGTGCCCGTAAAAACAACCTGCCGGTGCTGGTGCTGACGGCGCGCGACACGGTAGCGCAGCGGGTGCTCGGCCTGAACAGCGGCGCCGACGATTACATGCTCAAGCCTTTCGACCTGGAAGAGCTGCTGGCGCGGCTGCACGCACTGGTGCGGCGCGCCCGCGGCGGCGTCGAAGCGGTCTACCGCAAGGGCGATGTCACGGTCAATTGCGAAACGCGCCAGGTGCTGGTGACAGGCAGCCAGGTGCTGCTGTCATCGCGCGAGTGGTCGATTCTTGAAGCGCTGGTGGCGCGGCCCGGCGCCATCCTCTCGCGCAGCCAGCTCGAAGAGCGTCTGTACGGCTGGTCGGCCGAGGTCGAAAGCAACGCCGTCGAGGTATACATTCACGGCTTGCGCAAGAAGCTGGGCGCGCAATTCATCCTCAATGTGCGTGGCCTCGGTTACATGGTGGACAAGCCATGA
- a CDS encoding DUF3820 family protein, producing the protein MSPESLQLLVTWTMPFGKYKGRLLADLPGHYLGWFAREGFPPGQLGSLLALMYELDHNNLRQLLDPLRAGRGR; encoded by the coding sequence ATGTCCCCTGAATCACTACAATTACTGGTCACATGGACCATGCCTTTTGGGAAATATAAAGGCCGCTTGCTGGCCGACCTGCCGGGGCATTATCTGGGATGGTTTGCGCGCGAAGGCTTCCCGCCAGGCCAGCTCGGCAGCCTGCTGGCACTGATGTATGAACTCGACCATAACAATTTACGGCAATTGCTTGATCCTTTACGCGCAGGCCGGGGCCGCTAG
- a CDS encoding ATP-binding protein, which yields MMRSLRIRLILLLGVAIVAASAVQFTTSFRTAMSQADKLFDYHMQQMALALQDSPFQQEQWYSSPHDNDNAFEFVIQIWTEDGVRVYQSRRYSSLPNQGVLGYSNVTLDNGDWRVFGVRNETRMIQVAQKLEARRSRAISLAMKALWPSIPVLLLLLGVVWWVVTSALAPLDRIGRDLANRNADSLAPVDATGVPQEVSRLVAEVNSLMGRMVQALQAQKRFVDDAAHELRSLLTALTLQVKTLSRARDDAARAQAITRLQGGVDRASHLMEQLLVLARQDPLSESAPGALVSIADCVEQAADEMTPLALSRQIELHYGTLPNTRVRGDVESLRMLVRNLLDNAIRYTPVSGQVRVKLAVDDAHAVLAIEDSGSGIPAENRDRIFDRFYRVPGTNVSGSGLGLAIVKAIADRYHASVELGQAALGGLAIQVRFPLPEGIDQPKN from the coding sequence ATGATGCGCTCACTGCGCATCCGCCTGATTCTCTTGCTGGGGGTCGCCATTGTCGCGGCGTCGGCAGTCCAGTTCACCACGTCGTTTCGCACTGCCATGAGCCAGGCCGACAAGCTGTTCGACTATCACATGCAGCAGATGGCGCTGGCGCTGCAGGATAGTCCCTTCCAGCAGGAACAGTGGTATTCCTCGCCGCATGACAATGACAATGCATTCGAATTCGTGATCCAGATCTGGACCGAAGATGGTGTGCGCGTCTACCAGTCGCGCCGCTACAGCTCGCTGCCCAACCAGGGCGTGCTGGGCTATTCGAATGTCACGCTCGACAATGGCGACTGGCGCGTATTTGGCGTGCGCAATGAAACCCGCATGATCCAGGTGGCGCAAAAACTGGAGGCCCGGCGCAGCCGCGCCATTTCGCTGGCGATGAAAGCGCTGTGGCCATCGATACCGGTGCTGTTGCTGCTATTGGGCGTGGTCTGGTGGGTCGTCACATCGGCACTGGCGCCGCTGGACCGCATCGGTCGCGACCTCGCCAACCGCAATGCCGATTCGCTGGCGCCGGTCGACGCCACCGGCGTGCCGCAGGAAGTCTCGCGCCTGGTGGCCGAGGTCAATTCGCTGATGGGGCGCATGGTGCAGGCGCTGCAGGCGCAAAAGCGCTTCGTGGATGATGCCGCGCATGAATTGCGTTCCTTGCTGACCGCACTCACCTTGCAGGTCAAGACGCTGTCACGCGCGCGCGATGATGCCGCGCGCGCCCAGGCGATTACGCGCTTGCAGGGCGGCGTCGACCGCGCCTCGCACTTGATGGAACAATTGCTGGTTCTGGCCAGGCAGGATCCTCTGTCCGAGTCAGCGCCCGGCGCGCTCGTGTCGATTGCCGATTGCGTCGAACAAGCTGCCGATGAAATGACCCCGCTGGCCCTGTCGCGGCAGATCGAGTTGCATTATGGTACGTTGCCCAATACGCGCGTGCGCGGCGATGTGGAAAGCCTGCGCATGCTGGTGCGTAATCTTCTTGATAATGCCATTCGCTATACCCCTGTTTCCGGGCAGGTACGCGTCAAGCTTGCCGTTGACGACGCGCACGCCGTGCTGGCGATTGAAGATTCCGGTTCCGGCATTCCGGCGGAAAACCGGGATCGGATATTCGACCGTTTTTATCGTGTTCCCGGCACGAATGTGAGTGGTAGCGGACTGGGTCTGGCCATCGTCAAGGCAATTGCCGATCGTTACCATGCGAGCGTGGAGCTCGGCCAAGCTGCCTTGGGCGGCCTGGCAATTCAAGTGCGTTTCCCATTGCCGGAAGGAATTGATCAACCTAAAAATTGA
- a CDS encoding copper chaperone PCu(A)C produces MYLRLVFAALLVVAAPLSARDFSAGKLSIEQPTARPTRPGQPGGAAYVSIENRGSTPDQLVGASSPVAGKMEIHTMSMEDNVMRMREVDAIAIDAGAKIVMRPGAGYHLMLLNLKKPLKAGEQFPLTLRFAKAGAVAVTVEVSDQIGENRHHGHDSGTGHQHGGHDAGK; encoded by the coding sequence ATGTATCTGCGCCTTGTTTTTGCCGCCCTGCTCGTCGTTGCCGCCCCGCTTTCCGCACGCGATTTCAGTGCAGGAAAACTCTCCATCGAACAACCGACGGCGCGGCCGACGCGGCCAGGCCAGCCCGGTGGCGCGGCCTACGTCAGCATCGAAAACCGCGGCAGCACGCCGGATCAACTGGTTGGCGCCAGTTCGCCGGTTGCGGGCAAGATGGAAATTCATACCATGTCGATGGAAGACAATGTGATGCGCATGCGCGAAGTCGATGCCATTGCGATCGACGCGGGCGCAAAAATCGTGATGCGCCCCGGCGCCGGCTACCACCTGATGCTGCTGAACCTGAAAAAGCCGCTCAAGGCAGGCGAGCAATTCCCGCTCACATTGCGTTTTGCAAAGGCCGGCGCAGTGGCAGTGACTGTGGAAGTGAGCGACCAGATCGGCGAGAACCGCCACCATGGGCACGATAGCGGCACCGGCCATCAACACGGCGGCCATGACGCCGGCAAATAA
- a CDS encoding RNA polymerase sigma factor — protein MHPAGIKALDTGCTDLDLVQGICAQVPHAFELLMRRHNQILYRTARSILRDDTEAEDVVQEAYLLAYRNIDKFRGDAKLSTWLTRIVINEAIARSRKNNRRAKVIRLDGETELNGDPTEANMNESAPESPERAAMRAQARAMLEAKIDQLPDAFRTVFVLRALEEMSVEETATCLDIPEATVRTRFFRARGLLREALSREIDFAFEEAFTFDGERCDRIVAGVLARLKPVE, from the coding sequence ATGCATCCAGCAGGAATAAAGGCACTGGACACAGGATGTACCGACCTCGACCTTGTTCAAGGAATTTGCGCGCAAGTGCCTCATGCATTTGAACTCTTGATGCGGCGACACAACCAGATCCTGTACCGCACCGCACGCAGCATATTGCGCGACGATACCGAGGCCGAGGACGTGGTGCAGGAAGCCTATCTGCTGGCTTACCGCAATATCGACAAGTTTCGTGGCGATGCCAAATTATCGACATGGCTGACGCGCATCGTCATCAATGAAGCCATTGCCCGCTCCCGCAAGAACAATCGTCGCGCCAAAGTGATTCGACTGGATGGCGAGACGGAATTGAATGGCGATCCCACCGAGGCGAACATGAATGAGAGTGCACCGGAATCCCCTGAACGCGCCGCCATGCGGGCTCAGGCGCGCGCCATGCTCGAGGCCAAAATCGATCAGTTGCCGGATGCATTCCGTACCGTGTTCGTCCTGCGCGCGCTGGAAGAAATGAGTGTCGAGGAAACTGCAACCTGCCTGGACATCCCGGAAGCCACCGTCAGGACCCGCTTCTTCCGGGCGCGCGGCCTGTTGCGGGAAGCGCTGTCGCGGGAAATCGACTTTGCCTTCGAAGAGGCTTTTACATTTGACGGCGAGCGCTGCGACCGCATCGTGGCCGGCGTATTGGCGCGGCTGAAGCCCGTTGAATAG
- a CDS encoding ComF family protein, which translates to MLLDSRLWMQRCLRQLQHVLPSSCALCGASGRQALCAGCHAHYFGLTRPRCRQCAAPLATAHDDADSDRCGDCLGQPPAFDATVTASDYSPPVDQLALALKFGGRLALAPLFAQLQRDALLRSPAAAAPLPDWLTAVPLGPRRLRERGFNQALEVAKPLARLLGLPLYPQLLQRLRDTRAQSLLAQDERHGNLREAFTVSQAFIDTVRGRHVGVVDDVLTTGATLNEVAATLKRFGAARVTNLIFARTPPGHAKQ; encoded by the coding sequence ATGCTTCTCGACTCCCGCCTGTGGATGCAGCGCTGCCTGCGGCAATTGCAGCACGTGCTGCCGTCGTCCTGCGCCCTGTGCGGCGCCAGCGGCAGGCAGGCGCTCTGCGCCGGCTGCCATGCGCATTACTTTGGCCTTACGCGGCCGCGCTGCCGGCAATGTGCCGCGCCGCTGGCGACCGCGCATGACGATGCCGATAGCGACCGTTGCGGCGATTGCCTGGGCCAGCCGCCGGCGTTCGATGCCACCGTGACTGCCAGCGACTATTCTCCGCCGGTGGATCAGCTCGCGCTGGCGCTGAAATTTGGCGGCCGGCTGGCGCTGGCGCCGCTGTTTGCGCAATTGCAGCGCGATGCGTTGCTGCGCAGCCCGGCAGCTGCCGCACCGCTGCCGGACTGGCTGACGGCAGTGCCCCTGGGGCCGCGCCGCCTGCGCGAGCGCGGCTTCAACCAGGCGCTGGAAGTGGCCAAGCCGCTGGCGCGCCTGCTGGGCTTGCCGCTGTACCCGCAGCTGCTGCAACGCCTGCGCGACACGCGCGCGCAATCGCTGCTGGCGCAGGATGAACGCCATGGCAATCTGCGCGAAGCATTCACTGTGTCGCAAGCCTTTATCGATACGGTGCGCGGCCGCCATGTCGGCGTGGTCGACGATGTCCTGACCACCGGCGCCACGCTCAATGAAGTAGCGGCCACGCTCAAGCGCTTCGGCGCGGCGCGCGTCACCAACCTGATCTTCGCCCGGACTCCGCCCGGGCATGCAAAGCAATAG
- a CDS encoding ferritin-like domain-containing protein, with the protein MLYPELFKSLEQIRWNMETDIPWDQFDPSQLTDEQAQTIKMNAITEWSALPATEMFLRDNRGDSDFCAFMSVWFFEEQKHSLVLMEYLRRFRPDLVPTEAELHNVRFEFDPAPPLETLMLHFCGEIRLNHWYRCASDWHTEPVIKQIYKIISQDEARHGGAYLRYMKKALGESGDAARAAFAKIGVLMASARRTEKPLHPTNLHVNQALFPNDTVQSRVPDPEWLEHWLDGQIKFDSSWEKKVVDRILHNMSLLFERSFESVQELNRYRKEVVARLPAAPAAA; encoded by the coding sequence ATGTTGTACCCAGAATTGTTTAAATCCCTGGAACAAATTCGCTGGAATATGGAAACCGATATTCCCTGGGATCAGTTTGACCCCAGCCAGCTCACGGATGAGCAGGCGCAAACCATCAAGATGAATGCAATCACTGAATGGTCCGCCTTGCCCGCCACCGAGATGTTCCTGCGCGATAACCGCGGCGACAGCGATTTTTGCGCCTTCATGTCGGTCTGGTTTTTTGAAGAACAAAAGCATTCGCTCGTGCTGATGGAATACCTGCGCCGCTTCCGTCCGGACCTGGTGCCTACCGAAGCCGAGTTGCATAACGTGCGCTTCGAATTCGACCCCGCGCCGCCGCTGGAAACGCTGATGCTGCATTTTTGCGGCGAGATCCGCCTGAATCACTGGTACCGCTGCGCCTCCGACTGGCATACCGAACCGGTGATCAAGCAAATCTACAAGATCATCAGCCAGGACGAAGCCCGCCATGGCGGCGCCTACCTGCGCTACATGAAGAAAGCCCTCGGTGAGTCAGGTGATGCCGCGCGTGCCGCCTTTGCCAAGATCGGCGTGCTGATGGCTTCTGCGCGCCGCACTGAAAAACCGCTGCATCCCACCAACCTGCACGTCAACCAGGCGCTGTTCCCCAACGATACGGTGCAAAGCCGCGTCCCTGATCCTGAATGGCTGGAGCACTGGCTCGATGGTCAGATCAAGTTCGACAGCAGCTGGGAAAAGAAAGTGGTGGATCGCATCCTGCACAACATGTCGCTGCTTTTCGAGCGCAGTTTTGAATCGGTGCAGGAATTGAACCGATATCGCAAGGAAGTTGTGGCGCGCCTGCCCGCGGCGCCGGCCGCGGCGTAA
- a CDS encoding fatty acid desaturase, whose amino-acid sequence MYSGIIQLTPLAVFVLIAASMQTSFLAVSLYLHRGQTHGAISFHPILSHFFRLWLWLTTAGLVTRQWVAVHRKHHAKCDTEDDPHSPQVHGIGKLLTQGTLLYRRAARDKDMVKMYGLGVKEDWLDHALYIKHPFLGAPLFLAVNIALFGFGTGALIWLCQVITVPFWASGFVNGLAHYVGYRNNVTRDASRNLFPLGLFLCGEELHNNHHARPGSAKLSQKWWEFDMGWLAIRLFSLVGLVKINRV is encoded by the coding sequence ATGTATTCCGGGATTATCCAGCTCACGCCGCTAGCCGTGTTCGTGCTCATTGCGGCATCGATGCAGACCAGCTTTCTGGCGGTCAGCCTGTACCTGCATCGCGGGCAGACCCACGGGGCAATCAGTTTTCACCCGATACTGAGTCATTTTTTCCGCCTGTGGCTGTGGCTGACCACGGCCGGCCTGGTGACGCGCCAATGGGTAGCGGTGCATCGCAAACACCATGCCAAATGCGACACCGAGGATGATCCGCATAGTCCGCAAGTCCACGGGATCGGCAAGCTGCTCACACAGGGAACGCTGCTCTACCGCCGCGCCGCGCGCGACAAGGACATGGTCAAGATGTATGGACTGGGCGTCAAGGAGGATTGGCTGGACCACGCGCTGTATATCAAGCATCCCTTCCTGGGCGCGCCGCTGTTCCTGGCGGTGAATATCGCGCTGTTCGGCTTTGGCACAGGCGCACTGATCTGGTTGTGCCAGGTGATTACCGTGCCATTCTGGGCGTCAGGCTTCGTCAACGGGCTGGCCCACTATGTCGGCTATCGCAACAATGTGACCCGTGATGCATCGCGCAATCTTTTCCCGCTAGGCCTGTTCCTGTGCGGCGAGGAACTGCACAATAACCATCATGCCCGTCCGGGGTCGGCCAAGCTGTCGCAAAAATGGTGGGAATTCGACATGGGTTGGCTGGCGATCCGGCTGTTTTCCCTGGTTGGCCTTGTGAAGATCAACCGGGTGTAA
- a CDS encoding ferritin-like domain-containing protein: protein MSFLIFANDPAPMASRRTFMSQSGLLLSGAAVALLAGQDALAAKGGKAATSDVNILNTALGAELEAIAAYQLGAESGLLQKPVLDLAVTFQGHHKEHADVLSKTIAKLGGKPVSAKEKYTFPTDTLKTQADVLRFAAMLEKGAVSAYLGAVPLFGNRDLAKAAASILGDEAMHWAILRNALGEVPVPSAFMS, encoded by the coding sequence ATGTCTTTTCTGATTTTCGCCAACGATCCAGCACCGATGGCCTCGCGCCGCACATTCATGAGCCAGTCCGGCCTGCTGCTGTCCGGCGCTGCAGTGGCCCTGCTGGCGGGACAGGACGCGCTGGCCGCCAAAGGCGGCAAGGCAGCGACGTCCGACGTCAATATCCTGAACACGGCGCTAGGCGCCGAGCTCGAAGCGATTGCCGCTTACCAGCTGGGCGCCGAAAGCGGCCTGCTGCAAAAGCCGGTGCTCGACCTGGCAGTGACTTTCCAGGGGCATCACAAGGAACATGCGGATGTGCTGTCGAAGACAATCGCCAAGCTGGGGGGCAAACCCGTCTCTGCCAAGGAAAAATACACCTTCCCCACCGATACCCTGAAGACCCAGGCCGATGTGCTGCGCTTCGCCGCCATGCTAGAAAAAGGCGCAGTCAGCGCCTATCTGGGCGCCGTGCCGCTATTCGGCAACCGCGACCTGGCCAAGGCCGCCGCCAGCATCCTCGGCGACGAAGCGATGCATTGGGCGATCCTGCGCAATGCCCTGGGCGAAGTGCCGGTGCCCTCGGCCTTCATGTCGTAG
- a CDS encoding EAL domain-containing protein: protein MPLKDLQNLFTSQRSLPHWLFAIGAMLAAAAVAAILPQHFGREPVVFLWFLPSIAVAALFSGFAQGIVASLMGAVGGWWLSGLSAEMAALPPNLTELFLLLAFGLAISALGGMLHSRRRPQSPPQDADAELRHTKSHLRSVLDNSPALISIKDLEGRIVAVNRRLLDMLGKPSENVVGRNVHELLPRDVADRLWHSDQRALRAGVLQHQVEELLHKDGQCRTYMAARFPITHLDTEQQLGVCSMWVDISAQKKAEEQLVHVAQHDALTGLPNRALVYEFGDLLLGAARRGKGKLAVLFFDLERFKSLNDAYGREAGDGMLQEIARRLRRNVRSSDLVGRMGSDEFVVILSDVQSSQDLANSAAHLRETLAQPYSAEDYVLRASPSIGISLYPDDGNDIDTLIRNADVAMRHARDNAQVGYQFFTPAIQQNIRQEIAIEQRLRAGIEHDEFELYYQPVVDTRTRRIVGAEALIRWPQADGVIMQPNEFIQVAEANGVINQLGTWVIQEACRQIQQWRRQGLPPLRIAVNVSPVQFRARNFYQRVADAVTRSGIDPSCLELEVTESALMKKADEASQTLASLKALGLQIALDDFGTGYSSLSRLAGLPFDKLKVDQSFIRNIVSDSRSLAVTETVIALGKRLGVKVVAEGIETEAAFSLLRECKCDLGQGYLLSKPMPADQFRRWHQQHILAAG from the coding sequence ATGCCTTTAAAAGATTTGCAAAATCTCTTTACCTCGCAACGCTCGCTACCGCACTGGCTGTTTGCCATCGGGGCGATGCTTGCGGCAGCGGCAGTTGCGGCGATTTTGCCGCAGCATTTTGGCCGCGAACCCGTGGTATTTCTCTGGTTTCTCCCGTCAATTGCCGTGGCTGCCTTGTTTAGCGGATTCGCACAGGGCATCGTTGCCAGCCTGATGGGCGCTGTTGGCGGCTGGTGGCTGTCCGGGCTGTCCGCTGAAATGGCGGCGTTGCCGCCGAACCTCACTGAACTGTTCCTGCTCCTGGCTTTTGGCCTGGCAATCAGTGCTCTGGGAGGGATGTTGCACTCCAGGCGAAGGCCGCAGTCACCCCCGCAGGACGCCGATGCAGAGCTGAGGCATACAAAATCGCACTTGCGCAGCGTCCTGGATAATTCGCCCGCCCTTATATCGATCAAGGACCTGGAGGGGCGGATCGTGGCGGTGAATCGCCGCTTGCTCGATATGCTGGGCAAACCGTCGGAAAATGTCGTCGGGCGCAATGTCCATGAACTCTTGCCGCGCGATGTGGCGGACCGCCTCTGGCATAGCGACCAGAGGGCCCTGCGGGCGGGCGTATTGCAGCACCAGGTCGAAGAGCTCTTGCACAAGGATGGCCAGTGCCGTACCTATATGGCGGCGAGGTTTCCGATTACGCATCTCGATACGGAGCAGCAGCTCGGCGTCTGTTCCATGTGGGTGGATATCTCGGCGCAGAAAAAGGCCGAGGAACAACTGGTGCATGTCGCCCAGCACGATGCCTTGACCGGCTTGCCCAATCGCGCGCTGGTCTACGAATTCGGCGACCTGTTGCTGGGCGCGGCGCGGCGCGGAAAAGGCAAGCTCGCCGTGCTGTTTTTTGACCTGGAACGCTTCAAGTCCTTGAACGATGCGTATGGCCGCGAAGCGGGCGACGGCATGCTGCAGGAAATTGCCCGGCGCCTGCGTCGCAATGTGCGCAGCAGCGACCTGGTCGGCCGAATGGGCAGCGATGAATTCGTGGTCATCCTGAGCGATGTGCAGTCGAGCCAGGACCTTGCCAATTCTGCAGCGCACCTGCGCGAAACCCTTGCCCAGCCCTATAGCGCCGAAGACTATGTCTTGCGGGCATCGCCGAGCATCGGTATCAGCCTCTATCCGGATGACGGCAACGATATCGATACCCTGATCCGCAATGCCGATGTGGCGATGCGCCATGCCCGGGATAACGCGCAAGTCGGCTATCAATTTTTTACGCCGGCAATCCAACAAAACATCCGGCAGGAAATTGCAATCGAACAAAGATTGCGAGCTGGTATCGAACACGATGAATTCGAATTGTATTATCAGCCGGTCGTCGATACCCGCACCCGCCGTATCGTGGGTGCCGAGGCCCTGATTCGCTGGCCGCAGGCCGATGGCGTCATCATGCAGCCGAATGAATTCATCCAGGTGGCCGAAGCCAATGGCGTCATCAACCAGCTGGGCACCTGGGTGATCCAGGAGGCATGCCGCCAGATACAGCAATGGCGCAGGCAGGGTTTGCCGCCGTTGCGCATTGCCGTCAATGTTTCGCCGGTGCAGTTCCGCGCCCGCAATTTTTATCAGCGCGTGGCCGATGCCGTCACCCGTTCCGGGATCGATCCTTCCTGCCTTGAACTGGAAGTGACTGAAAGCGCTCTCATGAAAAAGGCTGATGAAGCCAGCCAGACGCTGGCCAGCCTGAAAGCGCTGGGCTTGCAAATTGCGCTGGATGATTTCGGCACGGGGTATTCCAGCCTGAGCCGCCTGGCAGGATTGCCGTTCGATAAACTGAAGGTGGATCAATCGTTCATTCGCAATATTGTCAGCGATAGCCGCTCGCTCGCCGTCACTGAAACCGTCATTGCGCTTGGCAAACGACTGGGCGTGAAGGTGGTGGCGGAAGGCATCGAAACGGAAGCGGCGTTTAGTTTATTGCGTGAATGTAAATGCGACCTGGGGCAAGGTTATCTTCTTAGCAAGCCCATGCCCGCTGATCAGTTCCGGCGCTGGCACCAGCAGCACATTCTGGCTGCGGGATAG
- the trmL gene encoding tRNA (uridine(34)/cytosine(34)/5-carboxymethylaminomethyluridine(34)-2'-O)-methyltransferase TrmL, with amino-acid sequence MFHVVLVEPEIPPNTGNIIRLCANAGAQLHLIEPLGFPLDDAKMRRAGLDYHEYVTMKVHRDWDAFIAAQAPDPARLFALTTHGATPFASIDFQPGDVFVFGSETKGLDPALRNSFAPEQRIRLPMRPGNRSLNLSNTVAVVVYEAWRQHGYAGGQ; translated from the coding sequence TTGTTTCATGTCGTCCTGGTCGAACCGGAAATCCCCCCCAATACCGGCAATATCATTCGCCTTTGCGCCAACGCCGGCGCCCAGCTGCACCTGATCGAGCCGCTCGGCTTTCCGCTGGACGATGCCAAGATGCGGCGCGCAGGGCTTGATTACCATGAGTACGTGACCATGAAAGTGCACCGCGACTGGGATGCCTTTATCGCGGCACAAGCGCCCGACCCGGCGCGCCTGTTTGCGCTGACCACGCATGGCGCCACGCCGTTTGCCTCGATTGACTTCCAGCCCGGCGATGTCTTCGTATTCGGTTCCGAAACGAAGGGGCTGGACCCGGCATTGCGCAACAGCTTTGCACCCGAACAGCGCATCCGCTTGCCGATGCGGCCAGGTAACCGCAGCCTGAACCTGTCGAATACGGTCGCAGTGGTGGTGTACGAGGCATGGCGGCAACATGGCTATGCCGGCGGTCAATGA